Genomic window (Streptomyces liliiviolaceus):
CGGAATCGAACCGTTGACCTTCTCCTTACCATGGAGACGCTCTACCGACTGAGCTATAGGGGCCTGTTGCTTTCGAAGTTTCCCCCGTGGCAACGGAATAAAGCATACCCCGAACGCCGGTGTGCTCCCAACTGCGTTCGATACCGCGTCCGTACCGCGTTCGGCAGCCCTAGAAGGCAGGCTGCAGCAGTCCGCCGAGGGCATTGCACGCGGACACGATCCGCTGCATCTCCCGCTTCGTCAGCGACGCGTCGACGGGCAGGGCCAGCGTCTCGTCGGCGGCCCGTTCGGTCTCCGGCAGGCAGACGTCCCGCCGGAACGCGGGCATCCGGTGCACCGGTGTCTTCACCGGGACCCGGCACTCGACGCCCTTGGCCCGCACGGCCCGGGCGAAGGCATCGCGGTCCGGCCGCCCGTTCCCCAACACCCGCACGACGTACTGCTGGTAGGTGTGGCCCGCACCCCGCTCCGGAGTCCGCACCCCCCGCAACCGCCCGTCGAGGTAGGTCGCGCGTGCCCTGCGCTCCTCGACCTCGGCGTACGGCGCCTCGGACTCGCCCTGTTCGAGCACGAGCAGCCCATGCCGCCGGCCGATGTCCCACAGGCGCGGCATGTCGGCGAGCCGCCCGAAGCGGTGTACGGCGACCAGGGCGGCCGTCCGCGGGCCGACAGCCGCCTCGGCCTCGGCGGAGTCGAGGCAGTACGTACTCGGATCGATGTCGACGAACACCGGCAGCGCGCCGGCCAGGAGGACGGCCTCGGCCACCTCGGCGTTCCCGAACGCCGGCACGATGACCTCGTCACCGGCTCCGACACCCGCGGCCCTGAGCATTGCAGCAGTACCCATGCACGTGATGTTGGTCGCGCAACGTGAACTCCAAGTGACGCACAACAAAAAAGAGCTGGTCCCTGAACCTAAGTTCAGGGACCAGCTCTCTTAATAATAGTTCGGCGGCGTCCTACTCTCCCACAGGGTCCCCCCTGCAGTACCATCGGCGCTGTAAGGCTTAGCTTCCGGGTTCGGAATGTAACCGGGCGTTTCCCTCACGCTATGACCACCGAAACACTATGAAACTGACAAACCGGAGCCGTGACCATGGCTACAACGGTTGTTCGTGGTTTCAGAACCAACACAGTGGACGCGAGCAACTGAGGACAAGCCCTCGGCCTATTAGTACCGGTCAGCTCCACCCCTTACAGGGCTTCCACATCCGGCCTATCAACCCAGTCGTCTACTGGGAGCCTTAACCAATCAAGTTGGTGGGAGTCCTCATCTCGAAGCAGGCTTCCCGCTTAGATGCTTTCAGCGGTTATCCCTCCCGAACGTAGCCAACCAGCCATGCCCTTGGCAGGACAACTGGCACACCAGAGGTTCGTCCGTCCCGGTCCTCTCGTACTAGGGACAGCCCTTCTCAAGACTCCTACGCGCACAGCGGATAGGGACCGAACTGTCTCACGACGTTCTAAACCCAGCTCGCGTACCGCTTTAATGGGCGAACAGCCCAACCCTTGGGACCGACTCCAGCCCCAGGATGCGACGAGCCGACATCGAGGTGCCAAACCATCCCGTCGATATGGACTCTTGGGGAAGATCAGCCTGTTATCCCCGGGGTACCTTTTATCCGTTGAGCGACGGCGCTTCCACAAGCCACCGCCGGATCACTAGTCCCGACTTTCGTCCCTGCTCGACCCGTCGGTCTCACAGTC
Coding sequences:
- a CDS encoding DegT/DnrJ/EryC1/StrS family aminotransferase produces the protein MLRAAGVGAGDEVIVPAFGNAEVAEAVLLAGALPVFVDIDPSTYCLDSAEAEAAVGPRTAALVAVHRFGRLADMPRLWDIGRRHGLLVLEQGESEAPYAEVEERRARATYLDGRLRGVRTPERGAGHTYQQYVVRVLGNGRPDRDAFARAVRAKGVECRVPVKTPVHRMPAFRRDVCLPETERAADETLALPVDASLTKREMQRIVSACNALGGLLQPAF